A genomic window from Candidatus Dependentiae bacterium includes:
- the ssb gene encoding single-stranded DNA-binding protein: MASYNRVVMVGNLTRDPEHKQLASGQAVCRLGLASNRQFKNRQTDSMVQEVCYIDVDVWGAQAESCRQYLSKGRSILVEGRLKLDSWEDQNGQKRSKHSIVADRIVFLSSGAEAGASASEDNEQADGGSTSQLDANIERELLGQIDQIKKRAKTAGAVKAKETPARSAGSSRDTGEIDFKDEPPFQDDLPF, translated from the coding sequence ATGGCTAGTTATAATCGCGTGGTAATGGTTGGAAACTTAACCAGAGATCCAGAACACAAGCAACTTGCTTCCGGTCAAGCAGTATGCCGTTTGGGACTTGCGAGTAATCGTCAGTTCAAAAACAGACAAACTGACTCAATGGTACAAGAAGTATGCTACATCGATGTTGATGTTTGGGGCGCGCAAGCAGAAAGCTGCCGTCAATATTTGAGCAAAGGCAGATCGATTCTTGTTGAAGGTCGCTTAAAGCTTGATAGTTGGGAAGATCAAAACGGACAAAAGAGAAGCAAACATTCAATTGTTGCCGATCGTATTGTGTTCTTGTCTTCAGGCGCAGAAGCTGGTGCGTCAGCATCAGAAGACAACGAGCAAGCTGATGGTGGTTCCACCTCACAACTCGATGCAAACATTGAACGTGAATTACTTGGTCAAATAGACCAAATTAAAAAAAGAGCAAAAACTGCTGGTGCGGTTAAAGCTAAAGAAACTCCTGCAAGATCAGCTGGATCAAGCAGAGATACCGGCGAAATCGATTTTAAAGATGAGCCACCATTCCAAGACGATTTGCCATTCTAG
- the mnmA gene encoding tRNA 2-thiouridine(34) synthase MnmA, whose product MNIAVLVSGGVDSTIALRLLQEQGHTATAFYLKIWLEDELSYLGQSCPWEDDLSFVRAVCDQAGVPLEVRSLQREYWDYVVTYTIAEIKAGRTPNPDVLCNKQIKFGFFLDYLDAKFEKVATGHYAQVEEKEGIFYLKKAPDLIKDQTYFLSHLSQAQLSRALFPIGHLEKSEVRALAQKFDVPNKDRKDSQGICFLGKLKFSDFIKHYLGEQPGDMLEFETGKKLGTHRGFWYHTIGQRQGSGLAGGPWYVVAKDVDKNIVYFSRSYYSSDKVRNSFTIEQCNWLSGHAPTEKNLQVKIRHGKMLYDCQVALNADGTGHVVLAQDDQGLAAGQFAVFYDGEYCLGSGVIAK is encoded by the coding sequence ATGAATATAGCAGTTTTAGTTTCTGGTGGTGTGGACAGCACCATCGCCTTACGCCTTTTACAAGAGCAAGGACATACGGCCACCGCTTTTTACCTCAAAATTTGGCTTGAGGATGAACTTTCCTATCTTGGGCAATCATGTCCTTGGGAAGACGATCTCTCTTTTGTGCGGGCAGTTTGTGACCAAGCAGGCGTGCCTCTTGAAGTTAGATCTCTACAAAGAGAATACTGGGATTATGTGGTCACTTACACGATTGCTGAAATTAAGGCCGGCCGTACGCCAAATCCTGATGTTTTGTGTAACAAACAGATTAAGTTTGGCTTTTTCTTAGACTACTTGGACGCAAAGTTTGAAAAAGTGGCGACAGGCCATTACGCCCAAGTTGAAGAAAAAGAGGGCATTTTTTATCTTAAAAAAGCACCTGATTTAATTAAAGATCAAACCTACTTTCTTTCCCATTTAAGCCAAGCGCAATTGTCTCGCGCATTGTTTCCGATTGGTCACTTAGAAAAATCAGAAGTTCGTGCCTTAGCACAAAAATTTGATGTGCCTAATAAAGATCGAAAAGATAGTCAGGGCATTTGCTTTTTGGGAAAACTTAAATTTAGTGATTTTATTAAGCATTATTTGGGTGAACAACCTGGTGACATGCTGGAATTTGAAACGGGCAAAAAATTGGGCACACATCGCGGTTTTTGGTATCATACCATTGGTCAACGACAAGGTTCAGGATTGGCTGGTGGGCCATGGTACGTAGTCGCCAAAGATGTGGATAAGAACATTGTTTATTTTTCTCGTTCTTACTATTCGTCGGATAAGGTACGTAATAGTTTTACGATTGAGCAATGTAATTGGCTTTCTGGTCATGCGCCGACTGAAAAAAATCTGCAGGTTAAAATTAGACATGGTAAAATGCTGTATGACTGTCAGGTTGCCCTCAATGCTGATGGCACAGGGCATGTGGTTTTGGCTCAAGATGACCAAGGATTAGCCGCGGGACAGTTTGCGGTTTTTTATGATGGTGAGTATTGTCTTGGCTCTGGTGTAATAGCAAAATAA
- the ychF gene encoding redox-regulated ATPase YchF yields the protein MGIQAGLVGLPNVGKSTLFNALTKSSVPAENYPFCTIDPHLAITEVPDLRSEKLTKIFGSQKIIPATVTFVDIAGLVKGAASGEGLGNQFLSHIREVDLILHVLRCFEDSNIIYSGDEIDPLSDYDIIVSELMLRDLDSVAKRIEKVEREIKATQNKPIERKEFEAELALLKLLQVALDQADAVKVRDLVAQSAVKTTSLLSAKNYLVIANVAEGELEGDAYKNNRHYQAVVGKFGIERVVPVSAKIECELSQLADADAQEMMGLIGLKERSLDIIIRKTYENLGMITFFTCGPKEVHAWPIKQGMTVRKAAGEIHSDLDRGFICAEVFNAADLFAAGTVNKLKELGKLKTEGQDYVVRDGDIILVRFNV from the coding sequence ATGGGTATTCAAGCCGGCTTAGTTGGCCTTCCAAACGTTGGAAAATCAACACTGTTTAATGCATTAACCAAATCAAGTGTTCCAGCGGAAAACTATCCTTTTTGTACGATTGATCCGCATTTGGCTATTACCGAAGTGCCAGACCTTCGTTCTGAAAAATTAACCAAAATTTTTGGTTCACAAAAAATTATACCTGCAACCGTTACCTTTGTGGATATTGCAGGTCTTGTAAAAGGTGCAGCTTCTGGTGAAGGATTGGGTAACCAATTTTTAAGTCACATTCGCGAAGTTGATTTGATTCTGCATGTGCTACGTTGTTTTGAAGACTCGAACATTATTTATTCAGGCGATGAGATCGATCCTCTTTCTGACTACGATATCATTGTGTCGGAATTAATGCTCAGAGATTTAGATTCCGTTGCAAAACGTATAGAAAAAGTTGAGCGCGAAATTAAGGCAACACAAAACAAGCCCATCGAACGTAAAGAGTTTGAAGCTGAATTGGCATTACTTAAATTATTACAAGTAGCCTTGGACCAAGCTGATGCAGTCAAAGTACGCGATCTTGTGGCGCAATCAGCAGTTAAGACAACTTCGCTTTTATCGGCAAAAAATTATCTGGTGATTGCTAACGTTGCCGAAGGTGAACTTGAGGGCGATGCGTATAAAAATAATAGGCATTACCAAGCAGTTGTTGGCAAATTTGGCATTGAACGTGTTGTGCCTGTTTCGGCAAAAATTGAGTGTGAGTTATCACAACTTGCCGATGCTGATGCGCAAGAGATGATGGGACTTATTGGTCTTAAAGAACGTAGTTTGGATATTATTATCCGCAAGACCTACGAAAACTTAGGGATGATTACCTTCTTTACCTGCGGACCAAAAGAAGTCCACGCATGGCCTATCAAGCAAGGTATGACCGTGCGCAAAGCAGCGGGTGAAATTCATTCCGATTTAGACCGCGGATTTATTTGCGCCGAAGTATTTAATGCAGCAGATCTCTTTGCTGCAGGCACCGTCAATAAGCTTAAAGAATTAGGTAAGCTCAAGACTGAAGGTCAAGATTACGTTGTGCGCGATGGCGATATTATTCTCGTTCGCTTTAACGTTTAA
- a CDS encoding nucleotide exchange factor GrpE, producing MVMDDIKDMINDAMGKQETPSDATDAGQTQIDQLVTCASERDMWKDRYMRVQADLDNFTKRVDKERVQWKIFAQSAVIQDILPIIDDFDRAFEQPVKDATPEMQTMLAGFDMIRKSFYRFLDKHEIKEIPASMPFDPQYHESLMHVDSPDHASGDIVAILQKGFTFKGTVLRPAKVSVAK from the coding sequence ATGGTCATGGACGATATAAAAGATATGATTAATGATGCAATGGGCAAGCAAGAAACACCATCCGACGCAACGGATGCGGGCCAAACCCAAATAGATCAACTGGTGACGTGTGCTTCAGAGCGAGATATGTGGAAAGATCGCTATATGCGCGTGCAAGCTGACCTTGATAATTTCACCAAGCGGGTTGATAAAGAGCGTGTACAATGGAAGATTTTTGCACAATCAGCGGTGATTCAAGATATTTTACCAATAATTGACGATTTTGACCGTGCTTTTGAGCAACCGGTCAAAGACGCAACACCTGAAATGCAAACAATGCTTGCTGGGTTTGATATGATTCGTAAATCATTCTACCGCTTTTTGGACAAGCATGAAATCAAGGAAATTCCAGCATCTATGCCGTTTGATCCTCAGTATCATGAGTCATTAATGCATGTTGATTCACCGGATCATGCATCAGGGGACATCGTTGCAATCTTGCAAAAAGGATTTACTTTTAAGGGTACGGTTCTCCGACCAGCAAAAGTTAGTGTGGCAAAATAA
- a CDS encoding CDP-alcohol phosphatidyltransferase family protein gives MFNYFNNLPEREKRMTWSTGLTLVRMALVPVIVVAIFKAYWGSALVLFLLAGVTDMLDGYLARRFNQQTLLGAALDPIADKLLVLSCFFTLATVQSPLGTIPFWFVVLIACKELLIVVGALMIYRYKGSIVIKPTMFGKTAGVLQMGCVIGIVACYFFNWMSIAVYYSVLSIVAFLALGALVQYSMIALKQFKTK, from the coding sequence ATGTTTAATTATTTTAATAATCTTCCTGAGCGTGAAAAACGAATGACCTGGTCGACTGGTTTGACTTTAGTGCGCATGGCGCTTGTTCCTGTTATTGTGGTGGCTATTTTTAAAGCATATTGGGGCAGCGCGCTCGTATTGTTTTTGCTTGCGGGTGTTACTGACATGCTCGATGGTTATTTAGCGCGAAGATTTAATCAGCAAACATTGTTGGGCGCAGCGCTGGACCCTATAGCAGATAAGTTGCTAGTGCTTTCCTGTTTTTTTACGTTAGCGACAGTACAATCACCCTTGGGTACCATTCCTTTTTGGTTTGTAGTGCTTATAGCCTGTAAGGAGCTACTCATTGTTGTCGGTGCCTTGATGATTTATAGATATAAAGGTTCCATTGTTATCAAGCCGACCATGTTTGGCAAAACAGCAGGCGTGCTGCAAATGGGGTGTGTGATAGGGATTGTTGCTTGTTATTTTTTTAATTGGATGTCGATTGCCGTATACTATAGCGTGTTAAGTATTGTTGCTTTTTTGGCACTGGGTGCTTTGGTGCAATATTCGATGATTGCTCTTAAACAGTTTAAAACAAAGTAG
- a CDS encoding alpha/beta hydrolase fold domain-containing protein, translating into MTWFKRIKNLVLLCALMTTSFVKSTNLSSPINKTPTTLPQKLPSAVDALQSPRVTVWLHGTKSFGLISDFIHATPTQGLIHAKELPKSYRLHHTIATLSATDPVKFPLEHFYTFGWSGKLSFNSRKETAQELYNALKNLSKRYTEEHGITPEITLITHSHGGNVALNLAKVQDPDNQLKVEAILLACPVQSETQELVKDPLFKKIYSFYSRKDWMQVLDPQGFYLTDNNLRRHWKFSEREFPAHHNLYQAELTINNSGINHAGFLSQEFIALLPMLVDGSEEWKQSRPSHNKKQKKILALIR; encoded by the coding sequence ATGACGTGGTTTAAAAGAATAAAAAATCTTGTACTGCTTTGTGCGTTAATGACAACATCGTTTGTCAAAAGCACAAATTTATCAAGCCCCATCAACAAAACGCCTACAACTCTCCCACAAAAACTTCCTTCTGCTGTTGACGCACTACAATCGCCCCGTGTGACCGTATGGCTCCACGGCACTAAGTCCTTTGGTCTCATCTCAGACTTTATTCATGCAACGCCAACACAGGGGTTAATCCATGCAAAAGAGCTGCCAAAATCATATCGCCTACATCATACCATTGCCACTCTTTCTGCCACCGACCCTGTCAAATTCCCTCTTGAACATTTTTATACATTCGGATGGTCAGGAAAATTGAGCTTTAATAGCAGAAAAGAAACGGCGCAAGAGCTTTACAATGCGCTCAAAAATTTGTCCAAACGTTATACAGAAGAACACGGAATTACTCCGGAAATCACCCTCATAACCCATAGCCATGGCGGAAATGTTGCATTAAATTTGGCAAAAGTACAAGATCCTGATAATCAACTCAAAGTTGAAGCAATCTTATTGGCCTGCCCAGTACAAAGTGAAACACAAGAATTAGTTAAAGATCCCCTATTTAAAAAAATATATTCATTCTACTCGCGCAAGGACTGGATGCAAGTCCTTGACCCACAAGGATTTTATCTAACCGACAACAATCTCCGACGTCATTGGAAATTTTCCGAGCGCGAATTTCCAGCTCATCACAACCTCTATCAAGCAGAACTAACTATTAACAATAGTGGCATCAATCATGCTGGCTTTTTGTCTCAAGAATTTATTGCATTGCTGCCCATGCTTGTTGATGGATCTGAAGAGTGGAAACAATCAAGACCAAGCCATAACAAAAAACAAAAGAAAATCTTAGCACTGATTCGCTAA
- a CDS encoding ankyrin repeat domain-containing protein, which translates to MKNSSKLLIAMLLLPTSRLFAPRGAPKAIDTTKPVAATKVVDPSDVLLRAVTDYTTLDTVIDLLKEGAKINAKDKNGNTPLMIAISASLDDMPTGNSRLLKQNHLVSVLLANGAQVNDQNNDGNTALHLAVKERNNDIIATLFERADLDTTIKNNDKKTAYDIANKETRALLDKVMSSKADSKAAEEQPR; encoded by the coding sequence ATGAAGAATTCGAGTAAGTTATTGATCGCGATGTTGTTGTTACCAACAAGTAGATTGTTTGCGCCAAGGGGAGCTCCAAAGGCAATCGATACAACTAAGCCTGTGGCAGCAACTAAAGTTGTGGATCCATCTGATGTTTTATTAAGAGCGGTTACAGATTATACCACCCTAGACACGGTTATAGATTTATTGAAGGAAGGTGCAAAAATTAATGCGAAAGATAAAAATGGTAATACTCCGCTTATGATAGCAATATCAGCTTCACTGGACGATATGCCAACGGGTAATTCCAGACTTCTTAAGCAGAATCATTTGGTTTCAGTGCTTTTGGCAAACGGCGCTCAGGTTAATGACCAAAATAATGATGGAAACACAGCATTGCACCTAGCAGTTAAGGAACGTAATAATGATATCATAGCGACATTGTTTGAGCGTGCTGATTTGGACACTACTATTAAGAACAATGATAAGAAAACTGCTTATGATATCGCAAACAAAGAAACAAGAGCATTATTGGATAAGGTAATGTCTTCTAAGGCTGATAGCAAAGCAGCGGAAGAACAACCTAGATAG